Within Limisalsivibrio acetivorans, the genomic segment GCCGGTGTCTCTTTGGCGTTTGAACCAGATGAGAGCGAAGAGTAGACCCGGTGTTTTGGGTTTTGTTTCATCGAACATGAAGTTCTCGATCTCGGAGAAAGGAAGGCGGATAACCTCTATCTTCTCATTACCTATTCCGCCACCTTCACCCTGAAGGAGGTTGTCGTTTACCTCGGCATAAAAGAGTGTCTGGCGGCTTCCGGCGAAGCTTACTGCGGTGTAGAAGGAGTTTATCTTGTGGATATCCTCGGTTTCTACATTGTAGCCCGTTTCTTCAAGGATCTCCTCACGTGCTATCTCCTCCAGAGGGAGCTCCTTGTCGGTTATTCCGGCGCAAAGTTCATATGTTATGCCTGTACCTTCACGCATATACACAGGCGGACGGAACTGGCGGACAAGGATGAGCTCCTCCCGCTCCTTATCCGCAAGGAGTACGGCAACGGAGTCATGAACCTTTATGAAGTCCCACGATTTGCGCCTGCCGTCCTGTTCATAGCTGACCCTGTGGAGCTTGATATAGTTGGAATCGGGGCATGGTTCGAACTCCATATTAAACGGTTTAAGGTTTATGGAGTTCTCCGGCTTCTTTATCATATTTCTATGCTATCCCTTGGCTTTGGTGCAGGTTTTGCGAGATAGTACCCCTGGGCGAGGTCGACCCCTCTTTCCCTGACATAGTTAAACTCATCCACTGTTTCGATACCTTCGGCGAGGAGCTGTATGTCGTTCTTTGCGGATACATCAAGAAGCGCATCGAAGATGCTTCTTTTGAGGTCTGATTTATGGATGTTCTGAATAATCTGAGCATCGATCTTAACGATGTCGGGCTCCAGTTCGGCCAGGGCGTTGAGGGATGAGTAACCGCTTCCTATGTCGTCTAGGGCTGTGCGAAAGCCTTTTCTCTTGTAGTAGTCCACGATGTTGCGCAGGTGCTTGAAGTCCTGCACACGCTCGGTTTCCACAACCTCAAAGACGATCCTTCTAAAATCTATGCCCAGCTCCTCGGCCATGGCACATGTTGTGTTCAGGCATGTTTCGGGATTGTATATGGAGGTGGGGATGAAGTTTATGAAGATACTCCCCTTAACACTGGCAGAAGCCGAGCATTCAAGGGCCGTTTCCCGTGCCAGTCTGTCGAGGCGGAAGATCAGGTCGTTGGAGTTTGCCTTGGGGAAAATGTCACCCGGATAAACAGTTTCTCCGCACCGGTTTATGCCTCTTAGAAGGCATTCATGGCCGAAGATCTCCATCGTTTCAAGCTCAACAATAGGTTGGAAGTGGCTCACAAATGCACGGCGCTCTATAAGATCGATCACGTCCGCGGAGTTACGGAGTGTGCAGTACTTCTGCACAGGCTGGATGGTGGCGAAGATGGATATATCGATGGGGGCGCCTTCATCAATGGCAACGAACTTAATCTCCTCTTTTTCCATATCGGTTATGGCTTCGTCCTCACAGATCATTCCAAGCACCTTTTCTCCGCCGGGTGCATGAACCTGCAGTACGTTTGACTGCTCTGTGAAGGGGATACGGCTATCGTCCGCCTTGGCTTTAACATAGTCCAAAAGGGCATGGACGGAGGATGTAAAAACGATGGATTTATCCGAGTAGTCGGTTTCAGGAACCTTGATACATTTACAGGGCATTAATCAGACCTCATAATTAAATATTATATCAGATTAAGATTAGTGTTATGAACAAAAAAATGTCAAGGAAGGTGTTGGAGTTCTTCTGCTGCTTTGTTGTAAAGTTCTCTTGTGCTTATGGGTTTATGCAGTATTGTTACATTGTAATCGTTGAGGGCACTCGTTTCGTCCCTGTAGGCCGTTGTTATTATTATCGGCACATCTGGAGATTCCCTGCGGATAGCTTTAATCATCTCAAACCCGTCCAGCACTGGCATTGCGAGATCGGTTATCACGACATCCGCACCTTCGCTTAAGAATAATGCGAGGCCGTCCTGTCCGTTTCTTGCTTTAAGAACGGTCTCAAACTTTTTCTCCAGAAACTTTCCCATAATACCCATTATCGTGGGATCGTCCTCTACGTAAAGAATTTTGCTGTTGAGTTTGTCGTTCACAAAATACTCCTGCTGAATGTCATTATGATACTTGCCCCGCCGTTTTTGTTGTTCTTTGCTGTGATGGTTCCTTTCATGTGCTTTTCCACCATCATACGGGTCATATAAAGGCCTATGCCTGTGCCGCTTCCCTCCTCTTTTGTGGTGAAGTAGGGGTCGAAGATCTTGTTTATAATACTTTCGCCTATTCCTGTTCCGTTATCCGTAACGGTTACTTTCGCTGTTTCATCGGAGCCTTCCACAAGGAACTCTATCAGGCCGCTGTTGATTCTGCCCAGCTTCCTGTTCTTTTCGATGGAGTCGAGGGCGTTGTAAATAATGTTCAGCAGGGAGTGCTTAAACTCTCCCGGATAGCCGTTCAGGCGGGTCTTGCTGCATCGGCATTCGGGAAATTCTGCCCTGTCACGAACCTCGAATTCATTATCTGTGCATTTGCAAACTATCTGGTACTGAACACCTCTGGCATTCATCTGTGCACTCATAAGATTAACGAGGTTTACCACCTCGGTGATTATATCAAAGGGGGCACTGTCTCTGGCGGGGGCGAAGAACATCCGGAAATCGTCGATGGTCTGGCTCATCTTTTTGATAAGCTCCATACTCTGCCCTTCAAACTCCTCCATTATCTCTGTTGTCATGAGCTCACTGTCGTAGTCGTCGGCGGCGTTTTGTATATATATCGCAAGGGCATTGAGGGGCTGGCGCCACTGGTGTGCTATGGCACTTATCATCTGCCCCATGTCGGCAAACTTCTTCTGCTCCTCAAGGAGCTGTTCAGTTCTTCTCCGCTTATCGACCTCGGACTGCACCTTGGCGGTGAGCTCATTATTAAGCCTTTCCAGTTCGGAGTTGAGCTCCTCAAGTTTTCGTTTGCTTTCCTCTACCTCGGTGGTGTCTACACAGATCCCCATAAAGGTGTCTTCGTCAATGGCGGCGGCTGTTACGCGCATGCTGAAGTTTCTACCTGTCTTGCTAATAAACCTCAGATCGCCGGAGGTGCTACCTGTATCCACCAGTCGATTAACGACTTCGAAGCCCTTTTCCTCATGCCCCGGGAGCCATAGATCCACAACCCGCATGGTGTAAAGCTCCTCTGCGGAGTATTCGGTTAACCTCTCTGCGGCGGCGTTAACCTCTAAATATTCGCCGTAGCGGTTTATAATAAAAATGG encodes:
- a CDS encoding NUDIX domain-containing protein, which produces MIKKPENSINLKPFNMEFEPCPDSNYIKLHRVSYEQDGRRKSWDFIKVHDSVAVLLADKEREELILVRQFRPPVYMREGTGITYELCAGITDKELPLEEIAREEILEETGYNVETEDIHKINSFYTAVSFAGSRQTLFYAEVNDNLLQGEGGGIGNEKIEVIRLPFSEIENFMFDETKPKTPGLLFALIWFKRQRDTGRK
- a CDS encoding EAL domain-containing protein encodes the protein MPCKCIKVPETDYSDKSIVFTSSVHALLDYVKAKADDSRIPFTEQSNVLQVHAPGGEKVLGMICEDEAITDMEKEEIKFVAIDEGAPIDISIFATIQPVQKYCTLRNSADVIDLIERRAFVSHFQPIVELETMEIFGHECLLRGINRCGETVYPGDIFPKANSNDLIFRLDRLARETALECSASASVKGSIFINFIPTSIYNPETCLNTTCAMAEELGIDFRRIVFEVVETERVQDFKHLRNIVDYYKRKGFRTALDDIGSGYSSLNALAELEPDIVKIDAQIIQNIHKSDLKRSIFDALLDVSAKNDIQLLAEGIETVDEFNYVRERGVDLAQGYYLAKPAPKPRDSIEI
- a CDS encoding response regulator transcription factor, with protein sequence MNDKLNSKILYVEDDPTIMGIMGKFLEKKFETVLKARNGQDGLALFLSEGADVVITDLAMPVLDGFEMIKAIRRESPDVPIIITTAYRDETSALNDYNVTILHKPISTRELYNKAAEELQHLP
- a CDS encoding ATP-binding protein; translated protein: MTLFFIISIHAEHRRDLELFRQNDKQIVNRMVSQIPKRLNVVLQSHINHVLSNNQIMTAFLNRDRERLARYADPFYKQFSAEFPGVRTVLQFHNADGTSLYRAHAPDFHSDEIRARRNMLRVAREHRKPVSGIEIGRFAAAQRYVVPVMDGDSVSGMIEVGIGISVMAQRLNMAAGFESTLLLKTENSDIYELSDKREVFPGYYELFNTHPSIFSSLFLKVKSPDSFPMQAEVTGKIYRIISDLQLTDFSGDNIGQFVFITDITNISDKYKSFLTKSVAASIILVLIILVLIRKGFNETVGSLEKKHEEMFEELSIKEKKYKRYMDTAPTPIFIINRYGEYLEVNAAAERLTEYSAEELYTMRVVDLWLPGHEEKGFEVVNRLVDTGSTSGDLRFISKTGRNFSMRVTAAAIDEDTFMGICVDTTEVEESKRKLEELNSELERLNNELTAKVQSEVDKRRRTEQLLEEQKKFADMGQMISAIAHQWRQPLNALAIYIQNAADDYDSELMTTEIMEEFEGQSMELIKKMSQTIDDFRMFFAPARDSAPFDIITEVVNLVNLMSAQMNARGVQYQIVCKCTDNEFEVRDRAEFPECRCSKTRLNGYPGEFKHSLLNIIYNALDSIEKNRKLGRINSGLIEFLVEGSDETAKVTVTDNGTGIGESIINKIFDPYFTTKEEGSGTGIGLYMTRMMVEKHMKGTITAKNNKNGGASIIMTFSRSIL